Proteins from a single region of Elusimicrobia bacterium HGW-Elusimicrobia-1:
- the pal gene encoding peptidoglycan-associated lipoprotein: MKIKLFAVLSVLVFVAACAKKQVVKPPEPVAPVAESKEEPDVRAEWESIPELAVVLFDYDKYDVRADARAALVKNTEYLKNNAGLKVRVEGHCDERGTTEYNLALGQRRASAIRDYYIRLGVPAARIATISYGEEMPAVSGSTEGAWAKNRRAETKIGRGK; the protein is encoded by the coding sequence ATGAAAATCAAATTGTTCGCAGTCCTTTCCGTGCTCGTTTTTGTCGCCGCCTGCGCAAAAAAACAGGTCGTCAAACCGCCCGAACCCGTCGCTCCCGTCGCAGAAAGCAAAGAAGAGCCCGATGTCAGAGCCGAGTGGGAAAGTATTCCCGAACTGGCCGTCGTTCTGTTTGATTACGACAAATACGACGTTCGCGCCGACGCCCGCGCCGCCCTTGTGAAGAACACGGAATATCTTAAAAATAATGCAGGGCTGAAAGTTCGTGTCGAGGGACATTGCGACGAAAGAGGAACCACCGAGTACAATCTCGCGCTGGGTCAGCGCCGCGCCTCCGCAATAAGGGATTACTACATACGCCTCGGCGTTCCCGCCGCCAGAATCGCCACTATTTCTTACGGCGAGGAAATGCCCGCCGTTTCCGGCTCTACCGAAGGCGCCTGGGCCAAAAATCGCCGCGCCGAGACGAAGATAGGCAGAGGGAAATAA